In one Pseudarthrobacter oxydans genomic region, the following are encoded:
- the ispD gene encoding 2-C-methyl-D-erythritol 4-phosphate cytidylyltransferase, with the protein MSETRTRLVTAVILVAAGSGQRLGYGMPKAAVPLGGEPILMHALRGIVASGAGSQVCVALPPGDDALRRLCEDFRQELADGGPLLSIVDGGSTRADSVRAGMAALMDGIEAVLVHDAARALTPESVFHRVTDALAAGAAAVIPAVAVVDTVKTVAATTGPDSELAPEVVTGTAPREELRAVQTPQGFQLNTLLKAHEAARALGPKESDAVTDDAMLVEMLGIPVHVVRGSTQSLKITTPLDLILAEGLLEGPLGARWVEG; encoded by the coding sequence ATGAGCGAAACACGCACCCGCCTGGTCACCGCGGTGATCCTGGTGGCAGCAGGTTCGGGGCAAAGGCTGGGTTACGGCATGCCCAAGGCGGCGGTACCCCTGGGCGGCGAGCCCATCCTGATGCATGCCCTGCGCGGCATTGTCGCATCCGGAGCGGGCAGCCAGGTGTGCGTTGCGCTGCCCCCGGGAGACGACGCCCTCCGCCGCCTGTGCGAGGACTTCCGGCAGGAACTGGCCGACGGCGGCCCCCTTCTTTCCATTGTCGACGGCGGCAGCACCCGTGCGGATTCCGTCCGGGCCGGCATGGCAGCCCTGATGGACGGCATAGAAGCGGTGCTGGTGCACGACGCCGCGCGCGCCCTCACCCCCGAGTCCGTCTTCCACCGCGTGACGGACGCCTTGGCCGCGGGGGCCGCGGCAGTCATACCTGCCGTAGCGGTAGTGGACACTGTCAAGACGGTAGCGGCCACTACTGGCCCGGACAGCGAACTGGCCCCGGAGGTTGTCACCGGGACCGCGCCCCGCGAGGAACTCCGCGCGGTGCAGACGCCGCAGGGCTTCCAACTCAACACCCTGCTGAAGGCCCACGAAGCCGCGCGGGCCCTTGGCCCGAAAGAGTCCGACGCCGTCACCGATGACGCAATGCTCGTCGAAATGCTCGGCATCCCCGTCCACGTGGTCCGGGGGTCCACGCAGTCCCTAAAAATCACCACGCCCTTGGACCTGATCCTCGCCGAGGGGCTCCTTGAGGGTCCCCTGGGCGCACGCTGGGTGGAAGGCTAG
- the ispF gene encoding 2-C-methyl-D-erythritol 2,4-cyclodiphosphate synthase has protein sequence MGPADMVIPRTGIGLDVHAYATEDQPRPLWLGGLLWPGERGLAGHSDGDPVAHAAADALFSAAGIGDLGTHFGTDRPEFAGASGVALLAEAARIVRAAGFEIGNVAVQFVANRPKFGPRREESQQVLSDAADAPVSVTATTSDHLGFTGRGEGISAVATALVYPRPHLPIS, from the coding sequence ATGGGACCTGCGGACATGGTCATCCCCCGAACCGGAATCGGGCTGGACGTCCACGCCTACGCCACGGAGGACCAGCCCCGCCCGCTGTGGCTGGGTGGACTCCTCTGGCCGGGTGAACGTGGCCTGGCCGGGCACTCCGACGGCGATCCGGTGGCCCATGCCGCCGCCGATGCGCTGTTTTCCGCCGCCGGGATAGGAGATTTGGGCACGCACTTCGGTACGGACCGGCCGGAATTTGCCGGCGCCTCCGGCGTCGCATTGCTGGCCGAGGCTGCGCGGATCGTCCGGGCTGCCGGGTTTGAGATTGGAAACGTTGCTGTCCAGTTCGTCGCCAACCGGCCCAAGTTCGGCCCGCGGCGGGAGGAATCCCAACAAGTCCTCAGTGATGCCGCGGACGCGCCCGTCAGCGTCACTGCCACCACCAGCGACCACCTCGGGTTCACCGGCCGTGGTGAAGGCATCTCCGCGGTGGCCACCGCACTGGTCTACCCGAGGCCGCACCTTCCCATCAGCTAA
- the glgX gene encoding glycogen debranching protein GlgX, whose translation MVMPLFDTASTMDASTAVPLGVSVPRADVDGTGSHHAGRANVACYAPGVSSLEIVYAAPGGEWRTQALPNVTHGVHHGIVEDLPYGSRYGFRPASGEQSLPFAAPTSEIEDDAGQPLLLDPYGRAVDQQAGFLASVRMAGDYDWGTDERLRLPWRNTIIYEAHVRGQSMLHPDVPEELRGTYAGMAHPAIIEHLTSLGVTSVQLLPVHFHLDEPHLQDLGMTNYWGYNTAAFFALHPGYATRAAQKAGPQAVQDEFKSMVKRFHAAGLEVILDVVYNHTAEGGPDGQTLSFRGLGEQAYYRTDGHGRYVDTTGCGNSLNFGESRVVQMVLDSLRYWVDEFHIDGFRFDLAVTLCRNAANEFDPRHPFLVAVAADPVLSDVKLIAEPWDVGHGGWQTGRFPVGWVDWNDHFRDAVRSFWLTDRAALDAGGHGGPMAKLADSLSGSAALFQPSGRSRLASVNFITSHDGFTLNDLVSFDRKHNEANGEENRDGHGDNRSYNHGVEGPTEDGAILAKRAQARRNLMASMLVSLGVPMITAGDELARTQQGNNNAYCQDNPLAWLDWTLTPESHEMLRSTKRFIRLRKEFLAAQPHDFPVRDEQSYLYWFDQNGHPMSMERWNDPHNRVLQLLLGSDNGGFAGLMVVNGSASDLQVTLPRVPAGTTAPRMFELRLTTSPLHEARQGGQVASGEKDLVEAYSISIYRS comes from the coding sequence ATGGTCATGCCGCTTTTCGACACTGCTTCCACCATGGACGCCTCCACGGCGGTTCCGCTCGGTGTCAGTGTTCCGCGCGCCGACGTGGACGGGACAGGCAGCCACCACGCAGGGCGGGCCAACGTGGCGTGCTATGCGCCGGGCGTATCCAGCCTGGAGATCGTCTACGCCGCCCCGGGCGGGGAGTGGCGGACCCAGGCACTGCCCAACGTCACCCACGGCGTCCACCACGGCATCGTCGAGGACCTTCCGTACGGATCCCGCTATGGTTTCCGGCCTGCGTCCGGCGAGCAGTCCCTGCCCTTTGCCGCGCCCACCAGCGAAATTGAGGACGACGCCGGCCAGCCGCTGCTGCTCGATCCCTACGGGCGCGCCGTGGACCAGCAGGCCGGCTTCCTGGCCAGCGTGCGGATGGCAGGCGACTACGACTGGGGAACCGACGAGCGGCTGCGGCTGCCGTGGCGCAACACGATCATCTATGAAGCCCACGTCCGGGGACAAAGCATGCTCCACCCCGACGTCCCCGAAGAACTCCGCGGAACCTACGCCGGCATGGCCCACCCTGCCATCATCGAGCACCTCACAAGCCTGGGCGTCACCTCGGTGCAGCTGCTGCCCGTGCACTTCCACCTGGACGAGCCGCACCTGCAGGACCTGGGGATGACTAATTACTGGGGTTACAACACAGCGGCTTTCTTCGCCCTGCACCCCGGCTACGCAACGCGTGCCGCCCAGAAGGCCGGGCCGCAGGCTGTCCAGGACGAGTTCAAGTCAATGGTTAAACGCTTCCACGCCGCCGGGCTGGAAGTCATTTTGGACGTCGTCTACAACCACACGGCCGAGGGCGGCCCCGACGGCCAGACCCTGAGCTTCCGCGGACTGGGCGAGCAGGCGTACTACCGCACTGACGGGCACGGGAGATACGTGGACACCACGGGCTGCGGAAACAGCCTGAACTTCGGTGAGTCCCGCGTGGTCCAGATGGTCCTGGACTCCCTCCGGTACTGGGTGGATGAGTTCCACATTGACGGCTTCCGCTTTGACCTCGCCGTCACCCTCTGCCGGAACGCGGCCAACGAGTTTGACCCGCGGCACCCGTTCCTGGTTGCCGTCGCCGCCGATCCCGTCCTGTCCGACGTGAAGCTGATTGCCGAACCCTGGGACGTGGGCCACGGCGGCTGGCAGACCGGGCGTTTTCCTGTCGGCTGGGTCGACTGGAACGACCATTTCCGGGACGCGGTCCGTTCCTTCTGGCTCACTGACCGCGCCGCCCTGGATGCTGGCGGGCACGGCGGGCCCATGGCCAAACTCGCGGACTCGCTGTCCGGTTCCGCCGCCCTCTTCCAGCCTTCCGGACGTTCCCGCCTGGCGTCAGTCAACTTCATCACCTCCCACGACGGCTTCACCCTCAATGACCTGGTCTCCTTTGACCGCAAGCACAACGAGGCCAATGGCGAGGAGAACAGGGACGGGCACGGGGATAACCGGAGCTACAACCACGGCGTGGAAGGTCCCACCGAGGACGGCGCGATCCTCGCCAAGCGTGCCCAGGCCCGCCGCAACTTGATGGCGTCCATGCTGGTTTCCCTGGGCGTTCCCATGATCACCGCCGGCGACGAACTGGCGCGGACCCAGCAGGGAAACAACAATGCCTACTGCCAGGACAACCCGCTCGCATGGCTGGACTGGACCCTTACTCCCGAGTCCCACGAAATGCTCCGCAGCACCAAGCGCTTCATCCGCCTGCGCAAGGAGTTCCTCGCGGCCCAGCCCCACGACTTCCCTGTCCGGGACGAGCAGTCCTACCTGTACTGGTTCGACCAGAACGGCCACCCGATGTCCATGGAGCGCTGGAACGATCCCCACAACCGCGTCCTGCAACTCCTCCTGGGCTCGGACAACGGCGGCTTTGCGGGGTTGATGGTGGTGAACGGCAGCGCTTCGGACCTGCAGGTCACGCTGCCGCGCGTTCCGGCCGGGACCACAGCCCCGCGGATGTTCGAGCTCCGGCTGACTACCTCGCCACTGCATGAGGCACGCCAGGGCGGGCAGGTTGCCTCGGGGGAGAAGGACCTTGTGGAGGCCTATTCCATCAGCATCTACCGCAGCTAG
- a CDS encoding response regulator transcription factor, with the protein MSRILIVEDEESFSDPLSYLLGKEGFEVEVVDNGLDAITEFDRNGADLVLLDLQLPGLSGTEVCRQLRQRSSVPVIMLTAKDAEIDKVVGLELGADDYVTKPYSSRELVARVRAVLRRQGEPEELISSTVQAGPVRMDIERHVVSVGGEQVLLPLKEFELLEMLLRNSGRVLTRGQLIDRVWGSDYVGDTKTLDVHVKRLRGKIEPDPSAPRYLVTVRGLGYKFEP; encoded by the coding sequence TTGAGCAGGATCTTGATTGTCGAGGATGAGGAGTCGTTCAGCGATCCGTTGTCCTACTTGCTGGGCAAGGAAGGTTTCGAGGTGGAGGTCGTGGACAATGGCCTGGACGCCATCACCGAGTTCGACCGGAACGGGGCGGACCTGGTGCTGCTGGATTTGCAGCTGCCCGGGCTCTCCGGCACGGAAGTGTGCCGCCAGCTCCGCCAGCGGTCCAGCGTCCCGGTAATCATGTTGACGGCCAAGGACGCGGAGATCGACAAGGTAGTGGGACTGGAACTTGGCGCGGACGACTACGTCACCAAGCCCTACTCCTCCCGCGAACTGGTGGCCAGGGTCAGGGCGGTGCTGCGGCGCCAGGGCGAGCCGGAGGAACTCATTTCTTCCACCGTGCAGGCCGGGCCTGTCCGGATGGATATTGAACGGCATGTGGTCAGCGTTGGCGGCGAGCAGGTGCTGCTGCCCCTGAAGGAGTTCGAGCTCCTCGAAATGCTCCTGCGCAATTCAGGCCGGGTGCTGACCCGCGGCCAGCTCATCGATCGGGTCTGGGGCTCTGACTATGTCGGTGACACCAAGACCCTCGACGTCCACGTGAAGCGGCTTCGCGGAAAGATCGAGCCGGACCCGTCAGCGCCGCGGTACCTGGTCACCGTGCGGGGGCTTGGCTATAAGTTCGAGCCCTAG
- a CDS encoding phosphoglyceromutase yields the protein MTYKLILLRHGHSEWNAKNLFTGWVDVDLNDQGREEAARGGELLVENNVLPDILYTSLLKRAINTANIALDKADRGWIPVKRDWRLNERHYGALQGKDKAQTLAEYGEEQFMEWRRSYDTPPPPLDDNSEFSQAHDPRYADLGDALPRTECLKDVLVRLLPYWESDIKEDLKAGKTVLVTAHGNSLRALVKHLDGISDEAIAGLNIPTGIPLVYDLDENFQPIKPGGTYLDPEAAEQAILAVANQGKK from the coding sequence ATGACTTACAAGCTGATCCTGCTGCGCCACGGCCACAGCGAATGGAACGCCAAGAACCTGTTCACCGGCTGGGTGGACGTTGACCTTAACGACCAGGGCCGCGAGGAGGCAGCACGCGGCGGGGAGCTGCTGGTTGAGAATAACGTTCTCCCGGACATCCTGTACACGTCGCTGCTGAAGCGTGCCATCAACACCGCGAACATCGCCCTGGACAAGGCCGACCGCGGCTGGATCCCGGTGAAGCGCGACTGGCGGCTGAACGAACGCCACTACGGCGCGCTGCAGGGCAAGGACAAGGCGCAGACCCTTGCCGAGTACGGCGAGGAGCAGTTCATGGAATGGCGCCGCTCCTATGACACCCCGCCGCCGCCCCTGGATGACAACTCGGAGTTCTCGCAGGCGCACGATCCCCGCTATGCAGACCTCGGAGACGCCCTTCCCCGCACCGAGTGCTTGAAGGATGTCCTGGTCCGGCTCCTGCCGTACTGGGAATCGGACATCAAGGAAGACCTCAAAGCCGGCAAGACCGTCCTGGTCACGGCCCACGGAAACTCCCTGCGCGCACTGGTCAAGCACCTGGACGGCATCAGCGACGAAGCCATCGCCGGCCTGAACATTCCCACCGGCATCCCGCTGGTGTACGACCTCGACGAAAACTTCCAGCCGATCAAGCCCGGCGGAACCTACCTTGACCCGGAAGCGGCGGAACAGGCCATCCTGGCAGTCGCCAACCAGGGCAAGAAGTAA
- a CDS encoding barstar family protein: protein MKIYSGDTWTLEELQEQVADAGRRSLVVPAADSKKAVLETFGEVLNFPEHYGVNLDALNDSLHDFADSITDNGNAPVTVLWQVAAPFRSDRAFGIICEILQDAERYAGKDLAVTAVLL from the coding sequence ATGAAGATCTACTCCGGCGACACCTGGACCCTTGAGGAGCTGCAGGAGCAGGTGGCCGACGCCGGACGCCGCAGCCTGGTGGTTCCCGCAGCCGACAGCAAGAAGGCTGTCCTGGAAACCTTCGGCGAGGTCCTTAACTTTCCCGAGCACTACGGCGTCAACCTCGACGCGCTCAACGATTCACTGCATGACTTCGCGGACAGCATCACGGATAACGGCAACGCTCCGGTCACGGTCCTGTGGCAGGTGGCTGCCCCCTTCCGCAGTGACAGGGCATTCGGGATCATCTGCGAGATCCTCCAGGACGCCGAGCGCTATGCGGGCAAGGACCTGGCGGTCACCGCCGTCCTGCTTTAG
- a CDS encoding cell wall metabolism sensor histidine kinase WalK yields MLIGLVAGLIGLALGTFGVLAFRVSEKQRQLLDVDAGELALPAGAAEVLAVVGRAFVVVDAVDGVVRANPAAYAYGLVRGHTVVHKELLDMTAGVRRDGVILERQLELPRGPLGQGTIIVQVRAAMLGEEYILLLADDRTEITRTEEIRNDFVANVSHELKTPVGAISLLAEALESSADDELAVRRFAKRMHKESGRLAALVQDIIELSRLQGASVTQQGRPVDVNAVIAEAVDRSQLPAESKNIRIVVGGRTDAKVFGDQDLLVTALRNLIDNAIRYSPENTRVGIGVRSREGLVSISVTDQGEGLSPEDQERVFERFYRVDSARSRHTGGTGLGLSIVKHVASNHGGEVTLWSQPGQGSTFTLRLPEMEGQEGGEETPPAAAPARAGTAGSEKPTVTQVPGAAGATERGANA; encoded by the coding sequence ATGCTTATCGGCCTGGTGGCCGGCCTTATCGGCCTGGCGCTCGGTACGTTCGGCGTGCTCGCTTTCCGGGTCAGCGAGAAACAGCGGCAATTGCTGGACGTGGACGCCGGGGAGCTCGCCCTGCCGGCGGGCGCCGCGGAGGTGCTTGCCGTCGTCGGACGCGCCTTTGTGGTGGTGGACGCGGTGGACGGTGTGGTCCGTGCCAACCCGGCCGCCTATGCCTACGGCCTGGTCCGCGGCCACACGGTGGTCCACAAGGAACTGCTGGACATGACGGCCGGGGTCCGCCGCGATGGCGTCATCCTGGAAAGGCAGCTGGAACTTCCCCGCGGCCCGCTCGGCCAGGGAACCATCATCGTCCAGGTCCGGGCGGCAATGCTCGGGGAGGAATACATCCTGCTGCTTGCGGACGACCGCACCGAGATCACCAGGACAGAAGAGATCCGGAACGATTTCGTAGCCAACGTTTCCCACGAGCTGAAGACGCCGGTGGGCGCCATCTCCCTGCTGGCCGAAGCCCTGGAATCCTCGGCAGACGACGAACTGGCCGTCCGGCGCTTCGCCAAGCGAATGCACAAGGAATCCGGCCGGCTCGCCGCATTGGTGCAGGACATCATCGAGCTTTCCCGGCTGCAGGGCGCAAGCGTCACCCAGCAGGGCCGCCCGGTTGACGTCAATGCGGTCATAGCCGAGGCCGTGGACCGGTCCCAGCTCCCCGCGGAGAGCAAGAATATCCGCATTGTGGTGGGTGGCCGGACCGACGCGAAGGTCTTCGGGGACCAGGACCTGCTGGTGACCGCCCTGCGCAACCTGATCGATAACGCCATCAGGTACTCCCCGGAGAACACCCGGGTAGGGATCGGTGTGCGCAGCAGGGAAGGGCTGGTTTCCATTTCCGTTACGGACCAGGGCGAGGGACTCAGCCCCGAGGACCAGGAGCGCGTCTTTGAACGCTTCTACCGGGTGGATTCGGCCCGGTCCCGCCATACCGGCGGGACAGGCCTTGGCCTGAGCATCGTCAAGCACGTCGCGTCCAACCACGGCGGCGAAGTGACCCTCTGGTCCCAGCCCGGGCAGGGCTCCACGTTCACCCTCCGGCTTCCCGAGATGGAGGGCCAGGAGGGCGGGGAAGAAACACCTCCGGCCGCTGCCCCCGCCCGGGCGGGGACCGCAGGGTCCGAAAAGCCAACTGTTACCCAAGTACCCGGCGCCGCAGGCGCCACCGAACGAGGAGCAAACGCTTGA
- the rlmB gene encoding 23S rRNA (guanosine(2251)-2'-O)-methyltransferase RlmB, with protein MANNGRRSVKAKKGPTIGTGGHGRKALEGKGPTPKAEDRPYHKAHKAKQLSERSAAKRNPGARSAGAAKSGPKGRATEEVVTGRNSVVEALRAGIPAKALHVAIRIEMDDRVKESLKLAAERGIPLLETGKPELDRMTDDAVHQGLVLQIPPYDYQDAYELAEETVGKWKKGHVPNAPLFVALDGITDPRNLGAIIRSVSAFSGHGVIVPERRSVGVTASAWKTSAGAAVRVPVARASNLNNALKQFKSMGIFVLGLDGDGDVSLPDLTLATEPVCIVVGSEGKGLSRLVRENCDQIVSIPIDSAMESLNASMAVGISLYEVSRQRAAK; from the coding sequence ATGGCCAACAATGGTCGCCGATCGGTTAAAGCGAAGAAGGGCCCAACCATCGGGACCGGTGGCCATGGCCGCAAGGCCCTGGAAGGCAAGGGCCCCACGCCCAAGGCGGAGGACCGCCCGTACCACAAGGCGCACAAGGCCAAGCAGCTCTCCGAGCGGTCCGCGGCCAAGCGCAATCCGGGTGCCCGCAGCGCCGGAGCGGCCAAATCCGGCCCCAAGGGCCGTGCCACCGAAGAAGTCGTTACCGGGCGCAACTCGGTGGTCGAGGCGCTCCGCGCCGGCATTCCTGCCAAGGCACTGCATGTGGCCATTCGCATCGAAATGGACGACCGCGTCAAGGAGTCCCTGAAGCTTGCCGCCGAGCGGGGCATTCCGCTGCTCGAAACCGGAAAGCCTGAACTGGACCGGATGACCGACGACGCCGTCCACCAGGGGCTGGTGCTGCAGATCCCGCCGTACGACTACCAGGACGCGTACGAACTGGCAGAGGAGACGGTTGGGAAATGGAAGAAGGGCCACGTCCCCAACGCCCCGCTCTTCGTTGCCTTGGACGGCATTACCGATCCCCGCAACCTTGGCGCCATCATCCGCTCGGTCTCCGCTTTCAGCGGCCACGGCGTCATTGTGCCGGAACGCCGCTCGGTAGGCGTTACCGCCTCGGCCTGGAAGACCAGCGCCGGAGCCGCTGTCCGCGTGCCCGTGGCGCGGGCCTCAAACCTCAACAACGCCCTGAAGCAGTTCAAGTCCATGGGAATCTTCGTCCTGGGCCTGGACGGCGACGGCGACGTCTCCTTGCCGGACCTCACCCTCGCAACCGAACCGGTGTGCATCGTGGTGGGTTCGGAAGGAAAGGGACTCAGCCGCCTGGTCCGCGAGAACTGCGACCAGATCGTCTCCATCCCCATCGATTCCGCAATGGAGTCACTCAACGCCTCCATGGCCGTGGGCATCTCCCTGTATGAGGTCTCCCGGCAGCGCGCCGCAAAGTAG
- a CDS encoding CarD family transcriptional regulator — MVFEVGETVVYPHHGAAKIEEIKMRTIKGEEKMYLKLKVAQGDLTIEVPAENVDLVGVRDVVGKEGLEHVFDVLRAEFTEEPTNWSRRYKANLEKLASGDVIKVAEVVRDLWRRDHDRGLSAGEKRMLAKARQILISELALAEKTDEEKAASVLDEVLAS; from the coding sequence ATGGTATTTGAGGTCGGCGAGACAGTAGTTTACCCTCACCACGGTGCTGCGAAGATTGAAGAAATCAAGATGCGCACCATCAAGGGCGAAGAGAAGATGTATCTCAAGCTCAAGGTGGCTCAGGGTGATCTGACCATTGAAGTTCCAGCAGAGAACGTTGACCTTGTTGGGGTTCGGGACGTAGTGGGCAAGGAAGGCCTGGAGCACGTGTTTGATGTGCTTCGCGCCGAGTTCACCGAAGAACCCACCAACTGGTCACGCAGGTACAAGGCAAATCTGGAGAAGCTTGCTTCCGGTGACGTCATCAAGGTTGCAGAGGTCGTCCGCGACCTGTGGCGCCGGGATCACGACCGGGGCCTTTCCGCAGGCGAGAAGCGAATGCTGGCCAAGGCCCGGCAGATTCTGATTTCAGAACTGGCGCTGGCTGAAAAGACCGACGAAGAGAAGGCTGCAAGCGTTCTCGACGAGGTCCTGGCTTCCTAA
- a CDS encoding ribonuclease domain-containing protein: MRNRSVLPLLLAGLMVLAFLAFGGTGFLGQLTETTTPEGTSSAMPAPGAGPGTSAPGQDNPSGLPEVRESALPVEGRRVLELIRAGGPYRYSQDGQAFGNFERLLPRRDRGYYREYTVPTPGESDRGARRIVAGADGEKYYTDDHYESFRYIAEGS; this comes from the coding sequence ATGCGCAACCGTTCCGTCCTGCCCCTGTTGCTGGCGGGCCTGATGGTGCTTGCTTTCCTGGCCTTCGGCGGCACGGGCTTCCTCGGCCAGCTGACGGAAACTACGACGCCGGAGGGCACCTCCAGTGCCATGCCTGCGCCCGGCGCCGGGCCCGGGACCAGCGCCCCTGGACAGGATAACCCTTCGGGGCTGCCGGAGGTTCGTGAGTCCGCGCTCCCGGTGGAGGGCCGCAGGGTTCTCGAACTCATCCGCGCGGGCGGACCGTACCGCTACAGCCAGGACGGCCAGGCCTTCGGTAACTTCGAGCGCCTCCTGCCACGGCGGGACAGGGGCTATTACCGCGAGTACACAGTGCCAACGCCCGGGGAATCGGACAGGGGAGCGCGCCGCATCGTGGCCGGCGCCGACGGCGAGAAGTACTACACGGACGATCACTACGAGTCATTCAGATACATAGCGGAAGGCAGCTGA
- the cysS gene encoding cysteine--tRNA ligase, with translation MTLRFYDTASAEVRNFVPIVEGKASLYYCGATVQGMPHVGHIRSAIAFDQLTRWLAYRGFRVTVVRNVTDIDDKILARSEASFAPGFTPEPGEVPEEEWWALAYRYEQEFLKAYDTLGVSRPTYEPRATGHIPEMHALIQQLIDRGHAYPAPDDSGDVYFDVRSWSKYGALTRQNIDDMQAAPDVEPQFSNRKKDPRDFALWKGSKEGEPTTASWASPWGAGRPGWHLECSAMVTKYLGSEFDIHGGGLDLRFPHHENELAQSQAAGHAFANFWMHNGMVTYEGEKMSKSIGNTISPAEMLELASPRVVRYYLGQAHYRSVLDYRPTSLQEAAAAVERIDGFIAKATARFGTGSGTAAGHQSSSAETLRTFTEAMDDDLNVPRALAALHETVRTGNTALAEGDDPAARLALNTVAVMTDVLGLNAVAGADAGNTKDKAALDVLVQAQLEARAAARAEKNWAASDAIRDTLSAAGILVEDGPDGATWSLKRD, from the coding sequence GTGACCCTGCGCTTCTATGACACTGCCTCCGCCGAAGTCCGGAACTTCGTGCCTATCGTCGAGGGCAAAGCCAGCCTCTACTACTGCGGGGCCACCGTGCAGGGCATGCCCCACGTTGGCCATATCCGCTCGGCCATTGCGTTTGACCAGCTCACCCGTTGGCTGGCCTACCGCGGGTTCCGGGTCACGGTGGTAAGGAACGTCACGGACATCGACGACAAGATCCTGGCCAGGTCCGAGGCCTCCTTCGCGCCGGGGTTCACCCCGGAACCCGGGGAAGTGCCCGAGGAAGAGTGGTGGGCGCTTGCTTACCGCTACGAGCAGGAATTCCTCAAGGCCTACGACACGCTTGGCGTTTCCCGGCCAACGTACGAGCCCCGCGCCACCGGCCACATCCCCGAAATGCACGCCCTCATCCAGCAGCTGATCGACCGCGGGCACGCCTATCCTGCCCCCGACGACTCCGGTGACGTCTACTTTGACGTGCGTTCCTGGAGCAAGTACGGCGCACTGACCCGGCAGAACATCGATGACATGCAGGCAGCCCCGGACGTCGAACCCCAGTTCAGCAACAGGAAGAAGGACCCGCGCGACTTCGCCCTGTGGAAGGGGTCCAAAGAAGGAGAGCCGACGACGGCGAGCTGGGCTTCCCCGTGGGGTGCGGGCCGCCCGGGCTGGCACCTGGAATGCTCCGCCATGGTCACCAAGTACCTCGGCTCCGAATTCGATATCCACGGCGGCGGCCTGGACCTCCGGTTCCCGCACCACGAAAACGAGCTCGCCCAGTCGCAGGCGGCCGGCCACGCGTTCGCCAACTTCTGGATGCACAACGGCATGGTCACCTACGAGGGCGAAAAAATGTCCAAGTCCATTGGCAACACCATCAGTCCTGCCGAGATGCTGGAACTGGCGTCCCCCAGGGTGGTCCGCTACTACCTTGGCCAGGCCCACTACCGCTCGGTGCTGGACTACCGTCCCACGTCCCTCCAGGAGGCCGCCGCCGCCGTCGAACGCATTGATGGTTTCATTGCCAAGGCGACCGCCCGGTTCGGTACCGGCTCCGGCACAGCTGCCGGCCACCAGAGCTCCTCCGCGGAAACCTTGCGCACCTTCACCGAAGCCATGGACGACGACCTGAACGTCCCGCGTGCGCTGGCCGCCCTGCATGAGACGGTCCGGACCGGCAACACTGCCCTTGCCGAAGGCGATGACCCCGCGGCCCGTCTCGCGTTGAACACGGTGGCAGTCATGACCGACGTCCTCGGGCTGAATGCCGTGGCAGGTGCCGATGCCGGCAACACCAAGGACAAGGCCGCCCTGGACGTCCTGGTGCAGGCCCAGCTGGAAGCCCGTGCTGCGGCAAGGGCGGAGAAGAACTGGGCGGCCTCGGATGCCATCCGAGACACCCTCTCCGCTGCCGGCATCCTGGTGGAGGACGGCCCGGACGGGGCAACCTGGAGCCTGAAGCGCGACTGA
- the phoU gene encoding phosphate signaling complex protein PhoU, with amino-acid sequence MRKVFQEELTQVGDQLVEISRLVSEAMDKATTSFEVADVDLAQDVIAADARIDFLQNSLDERAIDILALQGPVASDLRMIVGSLRMSASLERMGDLARHIAQLARLRFPSTVIPESMTGTFKRMAELDKEIANKLTVLLETRDLEVARDILKANTAINDLHLSVFKAIAAPEWAESPATTVDVALASRYFERFADHGVSVAQKVTYLVTGAWQPTGTEHS; translated from the coding sequence GTGCGTAAGGTTTTTCAGGAAGAGCTCACCCAGGTCGGTGACCAGCTGGTGGAGATCTCCCGGCTGGTCAGCGAGGCCATGGACAAAGCCACCACCTCCTTCGAGGTGGCGGACGTAGACCTTGCGCAGGACGTCATCGCTGCGGATGCCCGCATCGACTTCCTGCAGAACAGCCTGGATGAACGGGCAATCGACATCCTGGCCCTGCAGGGGCCCGTGGCAAGCGATCTCCGGATGATCGTCGGATCGCTGCGAATGAGCGCTTCCCTCGAGCGCATGGGAGACCTTGCACGGCACATCGCCCAGCTGGCACGCCTGCGGTTCCCGTCCACCGTCATCCCCGAATCCATGACCGGCACGTTCAAGCGCATGGCCGAGCTGGACAAAGAAATTGCGAACAAGTTGACGGTCCTGCTGGAAACCCGGGACCTTGAGGTTGCCCGGGACATCCTGAAGGCGAACACCGCCATCAACGATCTCCACCTCAGCGTGTTCAAGGCCATCGCAGCACCTGAGTGGGCCGAGTCGCCGGCAACCACGGTGGACGTCGCACTCGCGAGCCGGTACTTTGAACGCTTCGCGGACCACGGTGTCTCCGTCGCCCAGAAGGTCACCTATTTGGTGACCGGCGCGTGGCAGCCTACCGGGACCGAACACAGCTGA